In a genomic window of Paramicrobacterium chengjingii:
- a CDS encoding FecCD family ABC transporter permease, translating into MLLHDHEIATAQRSPDPLPPRPRTRAVRIGSPIVASFGLLLIALVAVSIGPVSLAPGTVLHALGGLVVPSDSAPAASDLLVSEVRLPRVVLAGLVGAGLSVAGAVMQALFRNPLAEPGITGVSSGATAAAVIAIVTGVSALAWWMLPLAAFVGALVCTAIVHAISSVSRGRSSTIILVGIAANAFLGALVSAVLANASDAADVQRVTFWLNGDLTAATWSDVAVAAVGIPLVAIVLLGLARSFDLMSLSDTQAASTGVNVGLVRQSALALAALVTAAAVCVTGVISFVGLVVPHLVRLLVGPRHARLMWLSALSGAAFLIVADLIARMLFTPVVLQTGTVTAFVGAPALLLLVLRSRRNLQ; encoded by the coding sequence ATGCTCCTGCACGACCACGAGATCGCGACAGCACAGCGGTCCCCTGATCCGCTCCCTCCTCGGCCGCGGACGCGCGCCGTGCGCATTGGATCCCCCATCGTCGCGTCGTTCGGACTGCTGCTGATCGCGTTGGTCGCCGTGTCCATCGGCCCTGTTTCACTCGCGCCCGGCACCGTGCTGCACGCACTCGGCGGACTCGTCGTGCCCTCCGACTCCGCGCCCGCGGCATCTGATCTTCTCGTCAGCGAGGTACGACTCCCCCGAGTCGTTCTCGCGGGCCTCGTGGGTGCCGGGCTCTCCGTCGCGGGAGCCGTCATGCAGGCACTCTTCCGCAATCCTCTCGCCGAACCGGGCATCACCGGGGTCTCCAGCGGTGCCACGGCGGCCGCCGTCATCGCCATTGTCACCGGAGTGAGCGCTCTTGCCTGGTGGATGCTGCCTCTCGCCGCCTTTGTCGGCGCCCTCGTCTGCACCGCCATCGTGCACGCGATCAGCAGCGTCAGCAGAGGGCGCAGCTCCACGATCATTCTCGTGGGCATCGCGGCCAATGCCTTCCTCGGCGCCCTCGTCTCCGCCGTGCTCGCCAATGCGTCAGACGCCGCAGATGTGCAGCGCGTCACATTTTGGCTGAACGGGGACCTCACTGCTGCGACCTGGAGTGACGTCGCCGTCGCCGCCGTCGGAATCCCACTCGTCGCGATCGTTCTGCTCGGCCTCGCTCGCTCCTTCGACCTCATGAGTCTCTCGGACACCCAGGCGGCCAGCACCGGCGTCAACGTCGGGCTGGTGCGGCAGTCGGCCCTCGCACTCGCCGCGCTTGTCACCGCGGCCGCCGTGTGTGTCACCGGCGTCATCTCGTTCGTCGGACTCGTCGTACCGCACCTTGTTCGGCTGCTCGTCGGGCCGCGACACGCACGCCTGATGTGGCTCTCTGCGCTCAGCGGAGCAGCGTTCCTGATCGTCGCCGATCTCATCGCCCGGATGCTGTTCACCCCCGTCGTGCTGCAAACGGGCACCGTCACCGCGTTCGTGGGTGCTCCTGCGCTTCTGCTCCTGGTGCTCCGATCACGGAGAAACCTGCAATGA
- a CDS encoding mismatch-specific DNA-glycosylase, whose product MGIDRDSLESFRDAAIPDLVGDGIRLLFVGINPGLWTAATQTPFAHPGNRFYPALREAGIFDAGDTFSAGFDADDRVRFTDAGLGVSNLVNRATIRADELSSAELRAGARALEQRVARLRPRVVAIVGLTAYRQGFARPKARAGRQNETIAGAELWVLPNPSGLNAHETVSSLALAYAEPARAAGIIT is encoded by the coding sequence ATGGGGATTGATCGCGACTCGCTCGAATCATTCCGAGACGCCGCCATCCCAGACCTCGTCGGCGACGGCATCCGATTGCTGTTCGTCGGCATCAATCCAGGACTGTGGACTGCGGCGACGCAGACGCCGTTCGCCCACCCCGGAAACCGCTTCTATCCCGCCCTCCGCGAAGCGGGGATCTTCGACGCAGGCGACACGTTCTCGGCGGGCTTTGATGCGGACGACCGGGTGAGATTTACGGATGCGGGGCTCGGCGTTTCGAATCTTGTCAATCGGGCGACGATTCGGGCAGATGAGCTTTCGTCCGCCGAACTGCGTGCCGGTGCGCGTGCGCTGGAACAGCGCGTTGCGCGACTCAGGCCCCGTGTCGTGGCGATCGTGGGACTCACGGCGTATCGACAGGGATTCGCGCGCCCGAAAGCGCGAGCTGGCAGGCAGAACGAGACCATCGCTGGCGCAGAGTTGTGGGTGCTCCCCAACCCGAGCGGGCTCAACGCGCACGAGACCGTCTCGAGCCTTGCCCTGGCGTATGCCGAACCGGCCCGTGCGGCCGGCATCATCACTTAG
- a CDS encoding MFS transporter: protein MSSNAGDHGEPEAEYSAPSADSPEGRKTIRRAIGASAIGNATEWYDYGVYAVAVTYITANFFPGGTVWALATFAISFLVRPLGGLVWGPLGDRLGRKAVLALTIVMMAGSTTVIGLLPNVDVIGFWAPGLLIFLRMVQGFSTGGEYGGAATFMAEYSPDKKRGFFGSFLEFGTLFGFVLGTAFVLVLSLILGEDNMMAWGWRIPFLLAAPMGLIGVYLRSKMEDTPVFREMEDTQQLEQSATGGLKDLVLRYWRPLLAMGGLVIALNVTNYTLLTYMPTYLETQINLSKDGSLLLIIIGELCMMAIIPFSGKISDKVGRRPMWAVSLIGLIVAAIPMYLLMGTGFAGALIGFAVLGILYVIQLSTISATFPAMFPTQVRYAGFAITYNVATALFGGTAPAVNEGLIDATGNLLIPAFYMMAACVVGLIALKFVPETAGASIRGTEIPTAEIAIVGGSEGSKE from the coding sequence ATGTCATCGAATGCAGGAGATCACGGCGAACCTGAGGCCGAGTATTCGGCGCCCAGCGCTGATTCACCAGAAGGTCGAAAAACAATCAGGCGGGCGATTGGCGCATCCGCGATCGGAAACGCGACGGAATGGTATGACTACGGCGTCTACGCGGTCGCCGTCACCTACATCACAGCCAACTTCTTCCCCGGTGGAACCGTATGGGCACTGGCTACCTTCGCCATCTCATTCCTCGTGAGACCGCTCGGTGGTCTCGTTTGGGGGCCTCTCGGCGACCGACTGGGACGCAAAGCGGTTCTCGCATTGACAATCGTCATGATGGCCGGTTCAACGACGGTGATCGGTCTTCTGCCGAATGTCGATGTCATCGGGTTCTGGGCACCAGGACTCTTGATCTTCCTGCGCATGGTTCAAGGCTTTTCAACGGGCGGAGAGTATGGCGGCGCGGCAACGTTTATGGCCGAGTACTCCCCTGACAAGAAGCGCGGATTCTTCGGAAGTTTCCTCGAGTTCGGCACCCTCTTTGGTTTCGTCCTCGGAACGGCCTTCGTCTTGGTACTGAGCCTCATTCTTGGGGAAGACAACATGATGGCCTGGGGGTGGAGAATCCCCTTCCTCCTCGCTGCTCCCATGGGTCTCATCGGTGTGTACCTTCGCAGCAAAATGGAAGACACGCCCGTCTTCCGAGAGATGGAAGACACCCAGCAGCTCGAGCAGTCAGCGACAGGCGGCCTGAAAGATCTGGTGTTGCGGTACTGGCGCCCCCTGCTCGCGATGGGCGGCCTCGTCATCGCGTTGAACGTCACGAACTACACGTTGCTCACCTACATGCCCACGTATCTCGAGACGCAGATCAACTTAAGCAAGGACGGTTCACTGCTGCTGATCATCATCGGGGAATTGTGCATGATGGCGATCATTCCATTCTCCGGCAAGATCTCAGACAAGGTCGGGAGGCGTCCGATGTGGGCGGTGTCGCTGATCGGACTCATCGTCGCCGCCATACCGATGTACTTACTCATGGGAACGGGGTTCGCCGGCGCGCTGATCGGCTTCGCTGTGCTCGGCATCTTGTACGTGATCCAGCTATCGACGATTTCGGCGACGTTCCCCGCCATGTTCCCGACGCAGGTTCGATACGCCGGGTTCGCCATCACGTACAACGTAGCGACAGCACTGTTCGGCGGAACGGCACCGGCGGTGAACGAGGGGTTGATCGACGCAACGGGCAACTTGCTCATTCCGGCCTTTTACATGATGGCGGCCTGCGTCGTCGGCCTGATAGCGCTCAAATTCGTACCGGAGACAGCGGGAGCGTCCATTCGCGGTACAGAGATTCCCACAGCCGAGATTGCCATTGTCGGCGGGTCTGAAGGCTCTAAGGAATAA
- a CDS encoding ABC transporter substrate-binding protein, with protein MNHRITRAGVALLALAALALSACSAPTEAAPEPSSATDAWPRTVTLDDRTVTIDETPQRVVALSTETGDIALELIGHERVAAVSHGSITDGAGNQIAEAELVETALPAGTNPDPEQILALDPDLVLMTSRHEGEQDAANVLSKAGVPALIFDSSDFESIDAVMAAVKTIGSALGAESTASDIVSSLTKRQEHVLDAIADDPIDSTVLLLMSRGGRQFVQSASSTMSTLVEQAGGTVIGASDGAVPAGPESIVAANPDVIIVEDFQGAGLSPFSELLESGALADVPAIADDATVTVSASIASGTSGTRTVEGLEAIASILHPDAEL; from the coding sequence GTGAATCACCGGATTACCCGGGCGGGCGTCGCCCTCTTAGCCCTTGCCGCGCTCGCTCTCTCAGCCTGCAGCGCACCGACGGAGGCCGCACCCGAGCCGTCGTCAGCGACCGACGCGTGGCCCCGCACGGTCACACTGGACGATCGCACGGTCACGATCGATGAGACACCGCAGCGCGTCGTCGCGCTGTCGACGGAGACAGGCGATATCGCCCTCGAGCTCATCGGCCACGAACGCGTCGCCGCCGTGTCCCACGGAAGCATCACCGATGGCGCGGGCAACCAGATCGCCGAGGCAGAGCTCGTCGAGACCGCGCTCCCCGCGGGAACGAACCCGGACCCCGAGCAGATTCTCGCGCTCGACCCGGATCTGGTGCTCATGACAAGCCGGCACGAGGGCGAGCAGGATGCCGCGAATGTGCTGTCGAAGGCGGGAGTTCCAGCGCTCATCTTCGATTCGTCTGATTTTGAGAGCATCGACGCCGTCATGGCCGCGGTCAAGACGATCGGAAGCGCCCTGGGGGCCGAATCGACTGCGTCAGACATTGTCTCGTCATTGACGAAGCGGCAGGAGCACGTCCTCGATGCGATTGCCGACGATCCGATCGACTCGACAGTTCTCCTGCTGATGTCCCGAGGTGGGCGCCAGTTCGTGCAATCCGCGTCGTCAACCATGTCCACGCTTGTCGAGCAGGCCGGCGGCACGGTCATCGGGGCATCCGACGGTGCCGTGCCCGCGGGTCCTGAATCGATCGTCGCTGCGAACCCCGACGTCATCATTGTCGAAGACTTCCAGGGCGCGGGACTCTCTCCGTTCTCCGAGCTGCTTGAGTCGGGTGCGCTCGCGGACGTCCCCGCGATCGCCGACGACGCGACGGTCACGGTGAGTGCCTCGATCGCCTCGGGCACGTCGGGGACGCGCACCGTCGAGGGACTCGAGGCCATCGCGTCGATCCTGCATCCCGATGCGGAACTGTGA
- a CDS encoding ATP-dependent Clp protease ATP-binding subunit, with protein sequence MAEYFGPVGSDPRSFDEFLARYLQGQQAAQPSRSIDITRLLSRRTHEVLNVAARFAMEHGHHEVDALHILRVMAEESPASDAIRGTGADPSAVAMAAEQGLPATQDERSEQLPSLTPSARRLLIDAYQVARGFGSTYVDPEHLFLAFVLGEDSPAARILQKAGVTPTALQAVANGQSPAQAVGEEGGSAASESPMLEKFGRDLTEEAREGHLDPVIGRHDEIEQSVEILSRRTKNNPVLIGEAGVGKTAVVEGLAQKIAADDVPVQLRGKQVIELDVAAMLSGTRYRGDFEERLTTVLDEISERQDTLIVFIDELHTVVGAGGGGEGGMDAGNILKPRLARGDLHLIGATTMTEYRAIEKDAAFSRRFQPVVVGEPSIDDTVKILDGLRPAYEQFHAVTYTQEALRSAVELSARYITDRFLPDKAIDLIDQAGARKRLADGGAVDIDALRDKLSTLDAEKADAVGREDYELASQVRDSIAETESMIETAAGTARPAIGGTDIAAVIARATGIPVDRVSDDDRARLAQLDDELHERVVGQKDAVEVVARAIRRSRTGMGDERRPVGSFLFLGPTGVGKTELAKSLAASLFGTDDAMVRFDMSEFSERHTVSRLVGAPPGYVGYDEAGELTERVRRRPYSVVLLDEVEKAHPDVFNLLLQVLDDGRLTDGQGRTVDFRNTVIIMTSNLGSEFLSSKSGAIGFVADGHESVDVRARVMGRLRESMRPEFLNRIDEIVLFSKLEPEQLRDIVRLLIEHTKNRVVAQGHRFAIDDAAIDWIAEQGYEPEFGARPLKRLIQREVDDRIAGLLVGDGLRDGDGIEVTVADGELVVHAQQHHVASAA encoded by the coding sequence TTGGCTGAATACTTCGGACCCGTCGGCTCGGATCCCCGCTCATTCGATGAGTTTCTCGCTCGCTACCTTCAGGGGCAGCAAGCTGCACAGCCCAGCCGGTCGATCGATATCACCCGGCTCCTCAGCAGGCGGACTCATGAGGTGCTCAACGTCGCCGCACGATTCGCCATGGAGCACGGACACCACGAGGTTGATGCGCTTCACATTCTGCGTGTGATGGCCGAGGAATCGCCTGCGTCCGACGCCATTCGGGGAACCGGCGCCGATCCATCAGCCGTGGCGATGGCGGCTGAGCAAGGTCTGCCCGCGACGCAGGACGAACGGTCGGAGCAACTTCCGTCGCTGACACCATCAGCCCGGCGTCTCCTGATCGACGCTTACCAAGTGGCTCGTGGCTTTGGCTCGACCTACGTCGACCCCGAGCACCTGTTCTTGGCTTTCGTGCTGGGGGAGGATTCGCCCGCCGCACGCATTCTGCAGAAGGCCGGAGTGACGCCAACGGCGCTGCAGGCTGTCGCCAATGGGCAGAGTCCGGCGCAGGCTGTAGGCGAGGAGGGCGGCTCTGCAGCATCCGAGAGTCCCATGCTCGAGAAGTTCGGGCGTGACCTGACCGAAGAAGCGCGAGAAGGGCATCTTGATCCGGTGATCGGGCGTCACGACGAGATTGAGCAGTCCGTTGAGATTCTTTCGCGGCGCACAAAGAACAATCCTGTGCTGATCGGGGAAGCGGGTGTCGGCAAGACCGCTGTTGTCGAGGGTCTTGCACAGAAGATTGCTGCCGACGATGTGCCCGTGCAGCTTCGCGGTAAGCAGGTCATTGAACTCGACGTGGCGGCCATGCTGAGCGGAACCCGCTACCGCGGCGATTTCGAGGAGCGGCTCACAACAGTGCTCGACGAGATCAGCGAACGTCAAGACACACTGATCGTGTTCATTGATGAGCTGCACACCGTCGTCGGTGCCGGTGGAGGCGGTGAGGGCGGAATGGATGCCGGAAACATTCTCAAACCGCGACTGGCCCGCGGCGATCTTCACCTGATCGGTGCAACGACGATGACCGAGTACCGTGCAATCGAGAAGGATGCAGCGTTCTCGCGTCGGTTCCAGCCTGTCGTTGTGGGCGAACCGAGCATTGACGACACCGTGAAGATTCTCGACGGGCTGAGACCGGCATACGAGCAGTTTCACGCCGTGACCTACACACAGGAGGCGCTGCGATCTGCTGTGGAGCTTTCGGCGCGTTACATCACCGACCGTTTTCTTCCGGACAAGGCCATTGACCTGATTGACCAGGCCGGCGCTCGCAAACGCCTAGCCGATGGCGGTGCCGTCGATATTGACGCTTTGCGCGACAAACTCAGCACTCTGGATGCTGAGAAAGCCGATGCCGTTGGGCGTGAGGATTATGAACTGGCATCACAGGTGCGAGACTCGATCGCCGAGACCGAGTCGATGATCGAAACCGCGGCGGGAACCGCTCGTCCGGCGATTGGCGGGACCGATATCGCCGCCGTGATCGCGAGGGCAACAGGCATTCCCGTTGATCGGGTGAGCGACGACGATCGCGCACGACTGGCTCAGCTGGACGACGAACTCCATGAGCGTGTGGTCGGTCAGAAAGATGCCGTTGAGGTGGTGGCTCGTGCCATTCGGCGCAGCCGTACCGGCATGGGTGACGAACGTCGACCCGTTGGAAGCTTTCTCTTTCTCGGCCCGACTGGCGTGGGCAAGACGGAACTTGCCAAGTCGCTTGCCGCATCATTGTTCGGCACAGACGACGCCATGGTGCGATTTGATATGAGCGAGTTCAGCGAGCGCCACACGGTTTCGCGTCTCGTCGGGGCCCCTCCGGGGTACGTCGGTTACGACGAGGCGGGGGAACTCACGGAACGCGTGCGCAGGCGCCCCTACTCTGTCGTGCTTCTCGACGAGGTCGAGAAGGCGCACCCCGACGTTTTCAACCTGCTGCTTCAGGTTCTCGACGACGGTCGCCTCACCGACGGTCAAGGACGCACTGTCGACTTCCGAAACACCGTCATCATCATGACATCGAACCTCGGCTCGGAGTTTCTCTCTAGTAAGAGCGGCGCAATCGGGTTCGTAGCAGACGGACACGAGAGTGTCGACGTTCGCGCGCGCGTCATGGGTCGGCTGCGCGAGTCGATGCGACCCGAATTCCTCAATCGAATCGACGAGATCGTGCTCTTCAGCAAGCTCGAGCCGGAGCAGCTGCGCGACATTGTGCGGCTTCTCATCGAGCACACAAAGAATCGTGTCGTCGCGCAGGGTCACAGGTTCGCCATCGACGACGCCGCCATCGACTGGATTGCGGAGCAGGGCTATGAGCCGGAATTCGGCGCACGCCCGCTGAAACGGCTCATTCAGCGTGAGGTCGACGATCGAATTGCCGGATTGCTCGTTGGCGACGGTCTCCGAGACGGCGACGGCATTGAGGTGACCGTTGCGGACGGGGAGCTTGTCGTGCATGCGCAGCAGCACCATGTGGCGAGTGCTGCATAG
- a CDS encoding ABC transporter ATP-binding protein, translated as MTALHTSASRAETQRRALIGDDLTAQYAKHPVFSGVSIRLEPAAIHAIIGPNGAGKTTLLATLAALHRGASGTVTIGEERVASRTARERAHIRALVPQGHDRHSGFTVQELVELGRFAHRRPYSSLDTDDRRAVDAALAQTRLSPLADRPLDTLSGGQRQLAFIAKALAQRSEYLLLDEPLSALDPRHQLDVMTTLQGCASEGIGIAVVLHDLTLAARMSDTLTVVAGGRIYASGSPAEVLTPEMLSDVYGVRAAVRIDPDTKTPAVTLLDAIPS; from the coding sequence ATGACGGCGCTCCACACGTCCGCCTCGCGTGCAGAGACGCAGCGCCGAGCCCTGATCGGCGACGACCTCACGGCCCAGTATGCGAAGCATCCGGTGTTCTCCGGGGTCTCCATCCGGCTGGAGCCGGCTGCCATTCACGCGATCATCGGCCCGAACGGAGCGGGTAAGACAACACTTCTTGCTACTCTCGCGGCGTTGCATCGGGGCGCGTCCGGCACTGTCACGATCGGCGAGGAACGGGTGGCCAGCCGCACAGCGCGCGAGCGCGCGCACATTCGCGCCCTCGTGCCGCAAGGGCATGATCGCCACTCGGGGTTCACCGTGCAGGAGCTCGTTGAGCTGGGACGATTTGCGCACAGACGTCCGTACTCATCACTTGATACGGACGACAGGCGAGCCGTCGACGCGGCACTCGCGCAGACCCGTCTCTCACCGCTGGCTGATCGACCGCTCGACACGCTCTCCGGCGGGCAACGTCAGCTTGCCTTCATCGCCAAGGCTCTGGCCCAGCGTTCCGAGTACCTGCTGCTCGACGAACCGCTGTCAGCTCTCGACCCGCGGCATCAGCTCGATGTGATGACGACGCTTCAGGGTTGTGCCTCTGAAGGTATCGGAATCGCTGTCGTTCTGCATGACCTCACACTGGCAGCGCGAATGAGCGACACGCTCACTGTCGTCGCCGGCGGACGCATCTACGCCAGCGGCAGCCCGGCAGAGGTTCTCACGCCCGAGATGCTCTCCGACGTCTACGGCGTCCGTGCCGCCGTGCGCATCGATCCCGACACGAAGACACCGGCAGTCACGCTCCTCGACGCGATACCGAGCTGA
- a CDS encoding acyl-CoA dehydrogenase family protein, whose translation MTELLPDSLLERIRSRAAGFDRKNEFFDDDLTELIDAGYLTAFVPRDLDGPGLTLIDVSRLQRRLASAAPATALAINMHLIWTGVARQLHDRGDSSLDFVLSGAAQGEIYAFGISEAGNDLVLVGSNSEARPDGEGGYSFYGTKIFTSLAPVWTVLGTMGLDSTSDDAPKVVYGFVRREDGGFTIKDDWDTVGMRATQSRTTVLEGAHASADAVVRRLAPGPNPDPLIFGISSNFQLLVASVYTGLAERALELAIDAAAKRTSKQNNNAPYSDDPVLRWRIADAWIALDAIPSQIERTASDIAEGVDHGSLWFPKLSAVKVRATETARSVVDQAIAVAGGGSYFSRSELGRLYRDVLAGMFHPSNSDAAHKAAANGLLGPIADD comes from the coding sequence ATGACCGAACTGCTGCCCGACTCTCTGCTCGAACGCATCCGCTCGAGAGCTGCTGGATTCGACCGGAAGAATGAATTCTTCGATGACGACCTCACCGAGCTCATTGACGCTGGCTACCTGACAGCATTTGTTCCGCGCGACCTCGATGGCCCAGGCTTGACGCTCATCGATGTGTCGCGACTGCAACGCCGCCTCGCCTCCGCCGCGCCCGCGACAGCATTGGCTATCAACATGCATCTGATCTGGACTGGAGTGGCGCGTCAGCTGCATGACCGCGGAGACTCGTCACTAGATTTCGTATTGTCGGGCGCAGCCCAGGGCGAAATCTACGCGTTCGGAATCAGCGAAGCGGGAAATGACCTTGTTCTCGTCGGCTCGAATTCAGAGGCACGGCCAGACGGCGAGGGAGGCTATTCGTTCTACGGAACGAAGATCTTCACATCGCTCGCTCCTGTGTGGACTGTGCTCGGCACGATGGGGCTCGACTCAACGTCCGATGATGCTCCCAAGGTCGTCTACGGGTTCGTGCGCCGCGAGGACGGGGGCTTCACGATCAAGGACGACTGGGACACCGTCGGCATGCGGGCGACGCAGAGCCGGACCACCGTGCTCGAAGGTGCGCACGCTTCGGCAGATGCTGTCGTGCGTCGACTTGCCCCGGGCCCCAACCCCGACCCGCTCATCTTCGGAATTTCCTCGAACTTCCAGCTTCTCGTTGCCAGCGTGTACACGGGCCTCGCAGAGCGCGCTCTTGAACTGGCGATCGACGCTGCGGCGAAGCGAACCTCGAAGCAGAACAACAACGCCCCCTACTCCGACGATCCGGTACTTCGCTGGAGGATTGCCGATGCTTGGATCGCCCTCGACGCCATACCCTCCCAGATAGAACGCACCGCGAGTGACATCGCTGAGGGCGTGGATCATGGCAGTCTCTGGTTTCCTAAGCTTTCTGCGGTGAAGGTGAGAGCAACCGAAACAGCCCGTTCCGTCGTCGATCAGGCGATCGCCGTTGCCGGCGGAGGAAGCTACTTTTCTCGCAGCGAGCTGGGACGCCTCTATCGCGATGTTCTCGCCGGAATGTTCCATCCCTCAAACTCGGATGCTGCGCACAAGGCTGCAGCGAATGGACTGCTCGGTCCGATAGCGGATGACTGA
- the cyoE gene encoding heme o synthase, translated as MVTTTHTSDRLGTDARMAARAARRRGPRASIARYYSLTKPRVLLANALTAVAGYFLASAGRFDLWVFVSLTIGSTLMIASACVLNNVLDRDIDAIMQRTRARATVSGSISAVRAVVFSIILGALGMASLAIGTNGAVMLAGSIGFVTYVVLYGMLSKRMSVHGTLVGSVSGAIPILSGYLAASERLDAGAIIAFAILFLWQMPAFYSISIYRRDEYARAGIPVLSVVRGIRATVVQILIYTIAFVLATLLLPLSGLVGIVYSATMAALGLAWIWLGARGLRARNPEIWARQMFRFSMIMVLAICLMVSVGPLLP; from the coding sequence ATGGTGACGACAACGCACACCTCAGATCGGCTGGGAACTGACGCCAGAATGGCCGCGCGGGCCGCCAGGCGTCGCGGACCACGCGCCTCGATCGCCCGCTATTACTCACTCACGAAACCGCGCGTCCTCTTAGCAAATGCCCTCACTGCTGTCGCCGGGTACTTTCTCGCGTCGGCGGGACGATTTGACCTCTGGGTGTTTGTCAGCCTGACCATCGGGAGCACCCTGATGATTGCCTCCGCGTGTGTTCTCAACAACGTTCTCGATCGCGACATCGATGCGATCATGCAGCGCACGCGGGCACGCGCGACGGTGAGCGGAAGCATCAGCGCTGTGCGGGCCGTCGTGTTCTCGATCATCCTCGGAGCCCTTGGCATGGCGTCACTCGCGATCGGCACAAACGGCGCCGTCATGCTTGCAGGTTCCATCGGCTTCGTCACGTACGTGGTGCTTTACGGGATGCTGTCGAAGCGCATGTCTGTCCACGGCACACTCGTCGGCAGTGTCTCCGGAGCGATCCCGATTCTGTCAGGCTACCTCGCCGCGTCGGAACGACTCGATGCCGGAGCGATCATCGCCTTTGCGATTCTCTTTCTGTGGCAAATGCCGGCCTTCTACTCGATCTCCATCTACCGTCGCGACGAGTACGCACGCGCAGGAATACCCGTGCTCTCTGTCGTCAGGGGCATCCGGGCCACGGTCGTTCAGATTCTGATCTACACAATTGCATTCGTTCTCGCCACGCTGCTTCTGCCACTCTCCGGCCTGGTCGGCATCGTGTATTCCGCAACCATGGCCGCCCTCGGCCTCGCGTGGATCTGGTTGGGCGCTCGTGGCCTGCGTGCCCGCAATCCTGAGATCTGGGCGCGGCAGATGTTTCGCTTCTCGATGATCATGGTGCTGGCCATATGCCTCATGGTCTCGGTGGGTCCGCTGCTGCCCTAA